In Callospermophilus lateralis isolate mCalLat2 chromosome 10, mCalLat2.hap1, whole genome shotgun sequence, a single genomic region encodes these proteins:
- the Ccdc54 gene encoding coiled-coil domain-containing protein 54, with product MYRFHTQRAKAAAGHMWTSNLCKIRKSLKNVYQKRKIQRPDSTRYPTMTSCGGDQRDVSLDEEMNLTVMLQDIKISQIELLGQMTDIVSAVSKIQEKIDHYQKQMEVLETRMTVNEDKQDTATKDILSMKKDIDALKKKVSELENQSSCPSTHCLEVLKGERGKEIIELLHKYIQSETSKNTLASKDSEISPEPEKMPSYPEPTGHLEEKPVSPQIETLKENNIKTASRSLKKARSNIYIYPDFGTWIKLTFVHGGKWRFFLSATKLEEFIQWLLSRPVIFPEEPQIIPKRDCSLTGPITSLTTICLSVFNYIYCLFGSSKEEVTRL from the coding sequence ATGTACAGATTTCATACCCAAAGGGCAAAAGCGGCTGCTGGACATATGTGGACTTCAAATCTCTGCAAGATCAGAAAATCTCTTAAAAATGTTTACCAAAAACGTAAGATCCAGCGCCCAGATTCAACTAGATATCCAACAATGACTTCCTGTGGTGGTGATCAACGTGATGTCAGTTTGGATGAAGAAATGAACCTTACAGTAATGCTTCAAGATATTAAAATTTCCCAAATTGAACTCCTCGGCCAAATGACCGATATTGTCAGTGCGGTATCAAAAATCCAGGAAAAGATTGACCATTATCAGAAGCAGATGGAGGTCCTAGAAACCAGGATGACTGTTAATGAAGACAAACAAGACACAGCCACCAAAGATATCCTCTCTATGAAAAAAGACATTGATGCTTTAAAGAAGAAGGTTTCAGAGCTGGAAAACCAGAGTTCTTGCCCCAGCACACATTGTTTAGAAGTCCTGAAGGGAGAAAGAGGTAAAGAAATCATAGAATTGCTTCATAAATACATACAATCAGAAACTTCAAAGAACACGTTAGCGTCCAAAGATTCTGAAATCTCTCCAGAACCAGAGAAAATGCCCAGTTATCCAGAGCCCACTGGTCATCTTGAGGAAAAACCAGTTTCTCCTCAAATTGAAACTCTGAAGGAAAATAACATAAAAACGGCATCAAGAAGCTTAAAAAAGGCCAggtcaaatatttatatttacccAGACTTTGGTACATGGATCAAGCTAACTTTTGTTCATGGAGGAAAGTGGAGGTTTTTCCTTAGTGCTACCAagttagaagagttcatccagtggcTTCTTTCTAGGCCAGTCATCTTTCCTGAGGAACCACAGATCATTCCCAAGAGAGACTGTTCACTCACTGGACCAATTACAAGCTTGACCACAATCTGTCTCTCTGTTTTCAACTACATTTACTGCCTTTTTGGTTCCTCAAAAGAGGAAGTAACTCGACTATAG